GAGGAGATCGCGGAAGAAGTGCTCGAGGTAGGCGCGCGCGCCGGGCCACGCGAGCCGCGTGCCGCGCGCGTCGAGCAGCGCGAAGATCTCGGCGACGACGGCCTCGAGGATGGCGCGCGTGCGCGCGTCCGCGCCCAGCGCGCCGTAGGGCACGCCGATCAGCGCGCCGAGCGGATTCAGCGCGCAGTTGTACAGGAGCTTCGCCCACAGCTCGCGCTCGACGTCGTCGCACGGCTCGCACGGGATGCCGCCGCTCGCGACGGCCTCGCAGAAGTCGGCGGCGGGCGCGGGCGGCGCGTCGCCGAGCGGGCCGACGAGCACGGGCGCCGCGTGCGCCGTCACCTCGACGCGCGTCGCCGAGCGGCGCTGGAACCCCGTGATCACCCGCGCGGCGTAGAGCGCGGCGCCGCGCGCGCCGAGTGCGCGCTCGAACGGCTCGGCCGCACCCCAGCCGTTGTAGGCGAGCACGACGCGCTTCGCGCCGCCGATGTCGTGCCACGCGCGCGCGAGCGCCTCGGCGCAGGCGGGTGCGTCGGGCGTCTTCGTCGCGACGAGCATCCATTCGAACGCGCGGCCGCGCAGCGCGTCGGCGCCGACGCCGGCTTCGAGGCGCGAAGGCGCGATGCGCACGTCGCCGAACAGCCCGCTGCGCTCGACGCCGTCGCGGAGCAGCGCGTCGGCGGCCTCGGGCGTGCGCGTCGCGAAGCGCACGGTGTGGCCCGCGGCGAGCAGGCCGCTCCCGATTCCGAGGCCCACGGCGCCGGCGCCGACGATCGCGATGCGCACGCTCCTCCTTCCTGCGTCTGCGCGCTGCGCGCGCTCGGGTATGATGCGCGCCCCGCCGCCGTCGCCGCCCCCGTCCGTAGCGCAGAAACGCGCGCGCAGAGAAGCGAAAGGAACCGCCGCCGTGGCCGAGCCCCGTGGACCGCTCTCCGGAATCCGAATCCTCGAGATCGCGGGCATCGGGCCCGGCCCGTTCGCGGCGATGATGCTCTCCGACATGGGCGCCGAGGTGCTGCGCGTCGATCGCGCGCAGGCCGTTCCCGCCGCTCCGCCGGCCGGCGCGTCGAAGGACGTGCTCGCGCGCGGGCGCCGCAGCGTCGCGCTCGACCTCAAGCACCCCGACGGCGTCGCCGCGCTGCTGCGGCTCGTCGAGGGCGCGGACGCGCTGATCGAGGGCTTCCGGCCGGGCGTGATGGAGCGGCTCGGCGTCGGGCCCGACGCGTGTCTCGCGCGCAACCCGCGCCTCGTCTACGGGCGCATGACGGGCTGGGGCCAGGACGGTCCGATGGCGCACGCCGCGGGCCACGACATCAACTACATCGCGCTCGCGGGCGCGCTCGACCCGATCGGCCGCGCGGGCGGGCCGCCCGTGCCGCCGCTCAACCTCGTCGGCGACTTCGGCGGCGGTGGCATGCTGCTCGCCTACGGCGTCGTGTGCGCGCTGCTCGAGGCGAGGACGTCCGGGCGCGGGCAGGTCGTCGACGCGGCCATGGTCGACGGCGCCGCGCTGCTCATGGGCTTCTTCCACGGCATGCGCGCGATGGGCGTGTGGAAGGACGAGCGCGGCACCAACATGCTCGACACGGGCGCGCACTTCTACGACGTCTACGAGACGAGCGACGGGAAGTACGTGTCGATCGGCTCGATCGAGCCGCAGTTCTACGCCGAGCTGCTCGACAAGGTCGGCCTCGCCGGACGGGAGCTGCCGCGCCAGATGGCGCGCGACGAGTGGCCGGCGATGAAGGAGCGGCTCGCCGCGATCTTCCGCACGCGGACGCGCGACGAGTGGTGCGCGCTCATGGAGGGGTCGGACGTGTGCTTCGCGCCCGTGCTGTCGATGGACGAGGCGCCGCGCCACCCGCACAACCGCGAGCGCTCGACGTTCGTGGAGGTGGCCGGCTTCCTGCAGCCGGCGCCCGCGCCGCGCTTCGATCGCACGCGGCCCGCCGTGCCTGCGCCGCCCGCGCACCCGGGCCAGCACACCGACCGGGCGCTCGCCGACTGGGGCTTCGGCGCCGACGAGATCGCGAAGCTGCGCGCGGCGAAGGCGATCGCCTAGCGAGCGAAGCGGTCGATCGCGATCGCCGCGCCGTCGGCGTCGTTGTCCTCGACGACGAAGTCCGCGACGCGCTTCGCGGCGTCGACGGCGTTCGCCATCGCGACGCCGATCCCGGCGTGCTCGATCATCTCGGCGTCGTTCGCGTCGTCGCCGATCGCGAGCACCTCGGACGGGTCGACGCCCCAGTGCGCGCACACCCAGCGCACGCCCGCCCACTTGCCCGCGTCGGGCGAGACGACCTCGAGGATGTCACCGCGGTAGTTCTTGTTGCGGATCTGGTGCGTGCGCGCCGCGCCGCCGAACTCGCTGCGCAGCTCGGCGTGGACGCGCCCGAGCGCTTCGCCGTCGGCCATGCAGCTCATCATCACGACCGGCACGTCCGGCCGCTGTGCGAGGTCGTCGACCACGCGGCCCGCGGCGCCGTGGTCGCGCAGGTAGTCGGCCTGGAACGCGTGCGCGCGCTCGATCGGCTCGTAGTAGAAGTCGGTCGCGGGGTCGTCCACGTAGACGAGCGGCGAGCCGACGCGGCGATAGGCGACGAGCACGCGGTCGTAGAGCGCGTGCGGGAGCGCCTGGCGCGCGAGCGTCGCGCCCGTCGCGGCGTCGCGGACGACGACGCCGTTCTGCACGACGGCCGGCCCCTCGAGCCCGAGCGCGCGGATGGCGGGGAGCGCCGTGCGGTAGCGGCGCCCCGTGCACGCGACGACGCGCACGCCGCGCTCGTGCGCGCGCGCGACGGCGGCGACGACCGACGGGCGCAGCTCGGCGCGCGAGTCGAGCGCGGTGCCGTCGAGGTCGAGGGCGACGAGCCGGATGGCCATGGGCGGCGAACGATGTCACAGCGCGCGGCCGGCTGCCCGCGGCGAGGTGGCAGCGCGCGCGCGGCTCGCGCACCCTGCCGCGAACGCGCGCGAGCGCGCGCGTGCGAACCTGCGCGCGAGCCCGCGTGCGAACTCCGGTACGCGAGCCCGCCGTCGCCGCGGCGCGTGCACCGTCCGGACCGAGGAGGATTCCGATGAACCCGCGCTGGGGCATCCCGCTCGCGATCGGCCTGGCCCTGCTCGTCTTCGGCGGCCGCTTCTTCCGGCTCATCCCGCCGGGCCACGTCGGCGTCGCGGAGCTGTTCGGCAAGGTGCAGGACGAGGCCTACCAGGAGGGCTTCCACGTCGTGAACCCGCTCTTCCGCTGGCACGTCTTCGACGTCCGGCAGCGCACGCACAAGGAGGAGGCGCTCGTCCCGACGCGCGACCAGCTGCAGACCAAGATCGACGTGAGCGTGCAGTACCGCTTCGTCGGCGCGATGGCGCCCGACATCGTGCGCACGACGGGCAGCGAGACGCAGATGCTGAACGTGCACCTCATCCCGACGCTGCGGTCGATGGTGCGCGAGCAGGGCGCGACGATCACGAAGGCCGAGGACTTCTTCCTCGACGTCACGCGCGAGAAGATCGAGACGGGCCTGCTCGCGGCGCTGCGCGAGCGCCTCGCGCCGAAGGGCTTCGAGATCCAGGACGTGCTCGTGCGCGACATCGCGCTGCCGGCCGTGCTCGCGCAGGCGATCGAGCAGAAGAAGGAGCGCGAGCAGGCCGTCGAGCGCCAGAAGGCCGAGCTCGAGCGCTTCCGCACCGAGCAGATGCAGAAGGTCGCGCTCGCCGAGGCCGAGCGGCGCGCCGCGGAGGAGGAGGCCGCGAAGCGGCGCATCCTGGCGGACGCGCGCGCCTACGAGATCCGCGAGATCAACAAGGCCTCGGCGGCCAACCCGGCCTACGTGCAGCTCCAGGCGCTCGAGGCGCTGAAGGAGATGTCGAAGGACCCGGCGGCGAAGATCTACTGGATGGACGGCAAGAGCGCGAACCCGCTCCCGCTCATGCACATGGGCGATGCTCGCTAGGCGGCACCGCGGAGGCCGGGTGCGATGACGACCGAGCTGCGCAAGGAGGCGTTCGGGCCGGAGGGCGACCCGGCGCGTCACCTCCCGCTCGACGCGCTCGAGTCCGGCCTCGCGGCGCTGCCCGCGTCGCCGCGCGACGCGGGCGTGCTGCGCCTCGTCGCGTTCCGCCGCCCCGACGGCGTGCGCGAGACGCCCGCCCGCACGCGCCTCACGCCGGGCGAGGGAGTGCCCGGCGACGGCTGGGCGCGTCGTCCGCCGCGCGACCCGCAGGCGCAGCTCGCCGTCATCCACCACGGCGTCGCCGCGCTCGTCGCGAACGGCCAGCCGCTCCCGCACTTCGGCGACAACCTCTACGTCGATCTCGACCTCTCGGCCGAGAACCTGCCCTTCGGCACGCGGCTGCGCGTCGGCGACGCGCTCGTCGAGATGACGCCGAAGCCGCACGACGGGTGCGCGAAGTTCCGCCAGCGCTTCGGCGCGGACGCGCTGCGCTTCGTGCAGGCGGGGCCCACGCGCCCGCGCAACCTGCGCGGCGTGTACTGGCGCGTCGTCGAGGAGGGCGCGGTCGAGGTGGGCGCGCCGGTCGTGGTCGTCGAGCGGCCGGCCTAACGAGCCGTGCGGAACGGCCGCGTCCAGCGGCCGGACAGCACGTAGACGCTCGTCGCGGCGGTGACGGTGACGGCGCCCGCGAGCGTCGCCGCGAAGAGCCCGCTCGGGCCCCAGCCGGCCTGCGTCGCGAGATACCACCCGACCGGCAGCGTGACGAAGAGCGCGTTGCCCGTCGCCATCACCATCGGGACGACGACGTCGCCCGCGCCCTGGAGCGCGCGGAAGAAGACGAAGTAGAAGGCCCAGCCCACGAAGGCGAAGCCCTGGTAGACGAGCAGCTCGCTCCCGAGCGCGAGCACCTCGGGGTCGTCCGTGAAGAGGGAGACGAACGGCACGCGGAACACCAGCAGCGCGACGCCGACCGAGACGAGCAGCGTCGCGTGCGCGGCGAGCCCGACCCAGAGCGACTTCCACGCGCGCCGCACGCTGCCGGCGCCGAGGTTCTGGCCGACGAGCGTCGCGCACGCGCCGGCCAGCGGGAACGCGAGCATGGGCCCGGCCATCGCGATGCGCAGCCCGATCGAGTACGCGGTCTGCGCCTTGTCGCCGAAGCTCCCGGCGAGCCGCAGGAAGTAGAAGTTCACCGCGAACGTCCCGAACATCTGGAGCGCGGGCGCCCAGGCCTGCGCGAAGAACGCGCGCATCACCACCGGGTCGGGGGCGAGATGGCGCAGGCGCACGTGCACGCGGCTCGCGCCGCGGAAGAGCACGGCGAACGAGATCGCGACGCCGAGCCCCTGCCCGATGGCCTGGCCGATCGCGATGCTCTCGATGCGCAGCGCGGGCAGCCACAGCATCCCGTACACGAGCAGGTACTCGGTCACGAGCGACACGCTCGTCTGCACGATCATCACGATCATGGGCGTCGTCGCGTCGCCCGCGCCGTTCAGCACCGCGCCGAGGAGCGTGACGAAGATCCAGCCGAAGCCGAGCGTGAAGGTGATCCGCAGGTAGGGGAGGGCGAGCTCGGCGACCGCCGGGGACACGTTCATCACCGACAGCATCTCGCGGCCGAAGGCGAGCCCGGCGAGCGCGACGAGCAGCGCGATGGCGGCGCCGGCGGTCGCGACCTGGCCGGCCACGTGCTCGGCGTCCGCGATGCGGCCCTCGCCGACGAGGCGCGAGATCATCCCCTGCGCGCCGAAGCTCGCGCCCATCAGCAGGATCATCACGATCTGCCGGAACGACTGGTTCGTCACGACGACGGCGCTGACGGCCTGCTCGCCGATCGACGCGATGAACTTCAGGTCGACGAGCTGGTACACGACCGTCGACAGGCTCGTCGCGAGCAGCGGCACGGCGAGCACGAAGAGCGACGTCCAGAGGCTTCCGCGCGTGTGGTCGCGGTGGCGGAACTGCGCGCGCAGGCCGGGTGCGCCCGCCGCCGCGGCCGCGCTCGCGGCGATCGGCGGACCGGGCGCTTCGGACGGGTCGGGCTCGCTCACGCGTCGCTCCCGCGGCGGCGGCGCGGCGCGGGCGCCGGTGCTGCCTGGTCGGCGCGGCGTCGCTCGAGCTCTTCGAGGCTGCGGGGCCAGTCGCGCTTGAGGAGCCGGGAGAGTGCCCGATCGGCGAGCAGCCTGCCGCCCGTCTGGCACGGCGCGCAGTAGTTCGTCTCGTTGCTCGCGTGCACGATGCGCTGGATGGGCGCGCCGCAGCGCGGACAGGGCTGGCCGTAGCGCCCGTGCGCGGCCATCTCCGCGCGGAAGGCCGTGACCTCCTCGGGGAAGGCATCGCCCGCGCGCGCGCGCAGCCGCTCCGTCCAGGCGACGAGCGTCGCGCCGACGGCCGCGTGCAGGCGCGCGACGGCGTCGTCGTCGAGCGAGCCCGTGAGCGCGACGGGCGAGAGCTGCGCGCGGTGGAGGATCTCGTCGGAGTACGCGTTGCCGATGCCGGCGAACAGGTGCGGGTCGGTGAGCGCGCGCTTGAGCGTGTGGCTCTCCGAGCGCAGGCGCGCGGCGAACGCGTCGAGCGGGGTGGCGAGCGGCTCGAGCCCGCCCGGGTCGTGCGCGGCGAGCGCCGCGCGCCCGCGCACGACGTGGAGCGTCGCGCGCTTGCGCGTGCCGGCCTCGGTCAGGACGAGCGTGCCGCCCGCGCTCGCGCCCGACGGCGCCGGCCCGAAGCGCAGCCGCGCGTGCACGGAGCGCGGCGCGCGCCCGCGCGGCGCGCGCGCGCCGTCGGGCCGCCAGCGCAGGCGCCCCGCGACCATCAGGTGGAAGACGAGGTAGAGGTCGTCGTCGCCCGGCGCGTCGGCCGCGGCGCCGTCGCCGCGCAGCCCGATCGCGATGCGCTTCCCGACGCGCCGCAGGTCGACGACGCGGCGCCCTTCGGCGGCGGCGAGCGGCGGGTCGACCGTGCGCAGCAGCGACGCGCTCGTGAGCTCGGCTCGCTCGAGCACGGCGCCGCCCGCGACGCGCTCGAGCGCCTCGAGATACACGGTGAGGTCGGGGAGCTCGGGCATCGTGCGCGCTCCTCCGCGCGCGTCACTTCCACGCGAAGACGGGCTGCTCGTAGTGCGCGACGCGCGTCGACTTGCCGCGCACGGCGACCTCGACGAACTGGTAGAGCACGGCGGCGGTGGGCGCGTTGATCTCGCGCCCGAAGATCGGCAGCACGATCACCGGGCGCTCGCTCTCCGGAATGCGCTCGAGCCGCGGCACCTCGGGCTTCTCGAGCTCGGCGAGCGCGACGCGGTGCACCTCCGCCACCTCCTGCGGGTCGGGCGTGAGGCGGCAGCCCGGCCCTCCCCACACGACGAGCGGCGTGATCGCGAAGCCCGAGCGCGTCTCGTAGACGTCGAGCGCGCCGAGCACGCGGTCGGGCGCGAGCGCGAGGCCGAGCTCCTCCTCGAGCTCGCGCAGCGCCGCCTCGACGATGCTCTCGCCGTCGTCGAGGCGCCCGCCCGGCAGCGCCCACTGGCCCGCGTGGCGGCGGAGCTTCGTCGGCCGCCGCGTGATCAGGAAGCACGGCCGCCCCGCGTCGTCGTCGGTGACGACGACGGAGACGGCGGCGCTCCGCAGCCGCCGCGGGCGCGCGGCGGCGCGCGGCTCGAAGCGCGCGAGGTTGCGCGCGAGCGCGGCGCGGAGCGCGTCGTCGAGCCGCGCCGGCGCGCCGGGCGGCGATGCGGTGTCGAGCATCGGGCGACGATAGTCGGCGCGCCGGGCCGTCGCCCGCGCGAAGCCGGATGCGCTACGCATGCGGCCGCATGACGCCGCCCGCGCTCGACGAAGCCTCGATCCGCCGCCACCGCTTCCGCGGCGCCGAGCCCGACGTCGAGATCGCGGCGATCGAGTGGCCGGGCGACGGGCCGCCGGCGCTCCTCCACCACGCGAACGGCTTCTGTGCGGCGATGTGGGCGCCCGTGGCCGAACGGCTCGCGCGCCACTTCCGCGTGTTCGCGGTCGACGCGCGCGGGCACGGCGACTCGAGCGCGCCCGCGCGCGAGGGCGCGTACGCGTGGGCGGCGATGGCGCGCGATCTCGGCGCCGTGGCGCGCGCCGTCCGCGACCTCGCCGGCGCGCCGCGCATCGCGCTCGGCGTCGGTCACTCGTTCGGCGGCACGCTCACGATGACGGCGGCGTCTGCGGAGGCCGGTCTCTACGCGCGGGCGATCCTGATCGACCCGGTGATCCTTCCGCGCCTCACGCGCGCGCAGCGCGCGGCGGCCGCCGAGAACCCGATGGCGGAGCGCGCGCGCAAGCGCCGCCACGCCTGGCCGAGCGCCGACGAGGCGCTCGGCTTCTTCGCCGACAAGCCGCTCTTCGCCGACTTCACGCCGCGCGCGCTGCGGCTCTACGTCGAGCAGGCCCTGCGCGCCGACGCGTCGGGCGAGGTGCGGCTCAAGTGCGAGGGGCGCGTCGAGGGCGCGATCTTCGCGGGGAGCGTCGACTTCGACCCGCTCGCCGTCGCGGCGCGCGCCGACCTGCCGCTGCGCGTGCTGCGCGCGACGCGCGGCGACTTCACGCGCGCCGCGTACGAGGAGCTCGTCGCGACGCTGCCGCGCGGCGAGCTCGGCGACATCGAGGGCGGGCACCTGGTTCCGATGGAGCAGCCCGAGCGCGTGGCGGACGCGATCCTCGCGTTCGCCGGCGCACCGCCCGGCTAGCCGCGCGCGCGTTCGCGACACCGACGGTGCGCGGCGCGGCGGCGGAAGGAGGTCCGACGATGGCGAGCGATCTCGCGCACCCCGTTCCCGTGCGGCCCGAGGCGCACGCGGTCTTCGCGCCCGACAAGATGGGGAAGGCGACGCTCTTCGCGTCGCCGCGTCTCCTCGTCGGGCTGAACGCCTTCGAGCCCGGCCAGGAGCACGCGCTCCACGCCCACGAGGGGATGGACAAGGTCTACCAGGTGCTCGAGGGGAGGGGCCTCTTCCTGCTCGAGTCGCGCGAGGTCGCGATGGACGCCGGCACCCTGCTGGTCGCGCCGGCCGGCGTGCCGCACGGCATCCGGAACACGGGGGCGGGGCGGCTCGTCGTCCTCGCCATCCTCGCGCCGGGGCCCGCCTAGCGCGCTTCGCCGCGGCGGCGCGAGCGCCCCGGCCGGAACGCGCTCACCCACGGGCTGCCGTCGTCCCAGAAGCGGTACGGCAGCGCGGCGGCCTTCGTGATGCCGACGCGCGGCCCCGCGGCGACGCGGACCGTCGCTCCGCTCGCTTCGCGCGCGTCGCGGTAGAGGCCGAGCGCGCCGCGCAGCAGGCTCGCGCCGTCGTGCGCGAGCTCGAGGCCGAGCGCCTGTGCGAGCCGCCCCGGCCCGCGCGCGAGCGCGCGCGCGCCGGCATCGCGCGGCAGGCCGCGCAGTGCGCGCATCGCGTCGAGGCCGGCGAGCGGCTCGAGCGCGCGCAGCAGCACGGCCGCGCCGCGGCCCGCGGGCTCGCACACGACGTTCACGCAGACGTGGATGCCGTAGCTGCGGTAGGCGTAGAGCCGCCCGGGCGGGCCGAACATCGTGCGGTTGCGCGCCGTGGGGCCCGGGTGCGAGTGCGCCGCAGGGTCGCTCCCGTCGCCGAGATACGCCTCGACCTCGACGAGACGGCCGCCGACCACCGTGCCGTCTGGCAGCCTGTGGAGGAGGAGCTTCCCTGGGAGATCGCGGGCCACCTCGAGGCAGGGCCGCGCGAAGAAGGCGCGATCGAGCCGACCTCCGGTCTTCACGGGGGCGACGCTAGCAGTGCGCCGCCGCGGTTGAGTGGTGCTGGGTGCGATCCGATGACGCGGTATCGTCCCGCCTCACCGCGGACTCACATCGTCGCAGGATCCGAGGAGCAGCGCGCATGACTCGCGATGCGAAAGCCTTGCCCGAGCCGCCCGCGAAGGACGCCGACGGCGAAGGCGCGTCTCGCTACGCGGACTTCGGTCTCAACGCCGCCTATCTCGACGAGATCTTCGAGCGCTACCAGGTCGACCCGCGCTCGGTCGATCCGGCCTGGGCGCGCGTCTTCGGCGACGGCGCGCCGCCCGCCGCGCGGGGCGCGGTGCCGGCCGCACGGGGCGCGGCGCCCGCCGCGCCGTCGGCGGCGAGGCCGGCCGCGGCTGCGGCGCCCGCCGCCGCTCCCTCCGCCGACGCGCCGACGAAGCTCGGCGGCAAGCACGCGCGCGTGCTCCGCCTGATCCACGCCTATCGAGCGCGCGGCCACCGCATCGCGCAGAACAACCCGGTCGAGGACGTCGACGAGTACTTCCCGGAGCTCGATCCCGCGCACTACGGGTTCGGCACCGAGGACCTCGCGCACCCGTACGAGGTCGCGGACGAGGTGCCCGGGCCGCCGATCCAGACGCTCGCCGAGATCATCGAGCGCTTGAAGGCGACGTACTGCGGGCCGGTCGCCGTCGAGTTCACGCACGTCCAGGACCCGGGCCCGCGGCAGTGGCTGCGCGAGCGGATGGAGGCGTGCCAGAACCGGCCGTCGCTCTCGCCCGAGGAGCGCAAGCACGTGCTCGAGCGGCTGTCGGCCGCCGAGCTCTTCGAGCGCTTCCTCCACACGAAGTTCCTGGGGCAGAAGCGCTTCTCGCTCGAGGGCGCGGAGTCGCTGATCCCGCTGCTCGACACCATCGTCGAGGACGCGCCGTCGCACGGCATCGGCGAGATCGTGTTCGGCATGGCGCACCGCGGGCGCCTCAACGTGCTCGCGAACATCCTCGGCAAGTCGTACGCCGCGATCTTCGGCGAGTTCGAGGACAGCCCGCTGCTCGACTCGCCCTTCGGGTCCGGCGACGTGAAGTACCACAAGGGCTTCTCGAACGACCGCACGACGCGCTCGGGCGACAACGTGCACCTGACGCTCACCTCGAACCCGTCGCACCTCGAGGTCGTCGACCCGGTCGTCGAGGGACGCTGCCGCGCGAAGCAGGTGCGCACGGGCGACCTCACCGGCGAGAGCATCATCCCGGTCGTGATCCACGGCGACGCGGCCTTCGCGGGCCAGGGCATCGTCGCCGAGACGCTCAACCTCGCGAACCTGCGCGGCTACTCGACGGGCGGCACGATCCACGTGATCGTGAACAACCAGATCGGCTTCACGACGACGCCCGCCGAGGCGCGCTCGACGCTCTACTGCAGCGACGTCGCGAAGATGATCCAGGTGCCCGTCTTCCACGTGAACGGCGACGAGCCCGAGTCGGTCGTCTACTGCGTGAAGCTCGCGCTCGCCTACCGCCAGCGCTTCCGGCAGGACGTCGTGATCGACGTCATCTGCTACCGCCGCCACGGCCACAACGAGGGCGACGAGCCGAGCTTCACGAGCCCCGGGCTCTACAAGCGCATCCGCGCGCGCGCGTCCGTGCGCAAGCTCTACTCCGACGCGCTCGTCGAGGCGGGCGTGATCACGGCGGAGGAGGCGCAGGGCATCGAGGACGTGCTCGGCGAGCAGCTGCAGGAGGCGCTGCAGGTGATCCAGTCGCGGCCGCCCGGGCCCGACGAGCCGTACGAGCCGCGCGGGCCCTGGACGGGCTTCGATCGCGTCCGACCGCAGGAGCACCCCGACACGTCCGCGTCGCTCGAGCTGCTCTCGCAGGTCGCCGAGGGGCTCGGCAGCGTGCCGCAGGGCTTCGAGGTGCACCCGAAGCTGCGCACGCTGCTCGAGAAGCGCCGCAAGTCGGTCTCCGACAACCAGCCGCTCGACTGGGCGATGGGCGAGCTGCTCGCCTACGGAACGCTCGTGCTCGAGGGCACGCCCGTGCGCCTCTCCGGCCAGGACAGCGCGCGCGGCACCTTCTCGCACCGCCACGCCGTCGTGGTCGACCAGAACACCGACGAGGAGTTCTGCGCGCTCGCGAACCTCGCCGACTACCAGGCCCGCTTCGAGGTCTACGACTCGCACCTCTCCGAGGCGGCCGTCCTCGGCTTCGAGTACGGCTACAGCCTCGCGGACCCGTACACGCTCGTGCTGTGGGAGGCGCAGTTCGGCGACTTCGTGAACGGCGCGCAGGTGATCATCGACCAGTTCATCTCGTCGGCGCACGTGAAGTGGCAGCGCATGAGCGGGCTCGTGATGCTGCTCCCGCACGGCTACGAGGGCCAGGGGCCCGAGCACTCGAGTGCGCGCATCGAGCGCTTCCTGCAGATCTGCGCCGAGGACTGCATGCAGGTGGCGAACTGCACGACGCCCGCGCAGTACTTCCACCTGCTGCGGCGCCAGATGAAGCGAAGCTACCGCGCGCCGCTCGTCGTCTTCACGCCCAAGAGCCTGCTGCGCGCGCCGCACGCGACGTCGCCCGTCGAGGCGCTCACGCACGGCAGCTTCCAGCCGCTGATCGGCGACGCGATGGCGGCGCGGCACGCGGCCGAGGTCGAACGCCTGATCTTCTGCAGCGGCAAGGTCTACTACGACCTGATCGCCGAGCGCGAGCGACGCCTCGGCGAGAACGCGCACCGCGTCGCGATCTGCCGCGTCGAGCAGCTGTACCCGTGGCCGTCGGGTCGCGTCGCCGAGATGCTCCGCACCTTCAAGAACGCCGAGCGCGTGATGTGGGTGCAGGAGGAGCCGCGCAACATGGGGCCGTGGACGTTCGTGCGGCCGCGGCTGCGCGAGGCCTGCGAGGGGCGCGCGTTCGCGTATGCGGGCCGCGACGAGGCCGCGAGCCCGGCCACGGGCTCGATGCGCATCCACAAGCAGGAGCAGGCTCGCCTGCTCGAGGACGCGTTCGCCGCGATCGAGTAGCTAGCGCGGGCCGCGCTCGGCGAGCAGCGAGGCGACGATGCGGCGCGCGCGATCCCCGTGGATCGGGTGCGGCTCGAGGATGCGCTCGTCGGCGAGCGCGTGCGCGGCGTGGACGGGCGACACGTCCGCGCGCGCGGCGCGCTCGAGGATGCGCCGCACGGTGCGGTAGATCGAGTCCGCGTTGCCGCGGTCGAGGTGCGCGAGCACGGCCGGGTCGCGCGGGAGCGAGCCCGCCTGCTCGTCGCAGCACGCGACGATCCCCATCCGGTTCGCCACGAAGTCCGGCACCCACACGATGCCGCGCGCGTGCAGCGCCTCGGCGTCCGCGACGTCGTCCTCGAGCGGGTTGTTGGCCGCGCCGCACACGATGCGCGCGCGCACCTGCGGGATCGTCTTGGCGTGCAGCACGCCACCGAGCGCGTTCGGCACGAGCACGTCGCACGGCTCGGCGAGGATCGCCTCGTCGCCCGGCGGCACGCAGCGCACCTCGAGCGGGCGGCCCGCGAAGAAGTCGCGCAGCGCGCAGCAGCGCTCGGCCGACGTCTCGGCGACCACCACCCGCGCCACGTCCTTCTCGAACAGGCGCTCGAGCATCGCGGCGCCGACCTGGCCCGCGCCCTGCATCGCGATCGCGCGGCCGCGCAGCGGCGCGTCGCCCGTCGCGTCGCCCGTCGCGTCGAGCGCGGCCTCGATCGCCTCGACGACGCCGAGCGCGGTCATCGCCGACGGATTGCCCGAGCCGCCGACCTCGGGCGGGATGCACGTGGCGAAGCGCGTGTGCCGCGCGACCTCGGCCATGTCGAGCGGCGTCGTGCCGGCGTCCTCGGCCGTCACGTAGCAGCCGCGAAGCCCGGTCACGAAGCGCGCGTACTCGCGGTAGAGCGCGCGGCGCTCGTCGCGCCCGGGTTCGGGTGCATCGGGCGCGCGCGCGATCACGCCCTTGCCGCCGCCCCACCAC
This genomic interval from Myxococcota bacterium contains the following:
- a CDS encoding Glu/Leu/Phe/Val dehydrogenase dimerization domain-containing protein, yielding MPRLRLDDRPDAVARALRARGVERAWIAWDGESRSARASLPELDGAAGALARRERDYRRHEAIFLAPAATSDALFGAFVHSCARGQAQGGLRHLAYASFGCFLRDGLRLSLGMARKCALAGLWWGGGKGVIARAPDAPEPGRDERRALYREYARFVTGLRGCYVTAEDAGTTPLDMAEVARHTRFATCIPPEVGGSGNPSAMTALGVVEAIEAALDATGDATGDAPLRGRAIAMQGAGQVGAAMLERLFEKDVARVVVAETSAERCCALRDFFAGRPLEVRCVPPGDEAILAEPCDVLVPNALGGVLHAKTIPQVRARIVCGAANNPLEDDVADAEALHARGIVWVPDFVANRMGIVACCDEQAGSLPRDPAVLAHLDRGNADSIYRTVRRILERAARADVSPVHAAHALADERILEPHPIHGDRARRIVASLLAERGPR